The Blattabacterium sp. (Blatta orientalis) str. Tarazona genome contains the following window.
TTGTCCAATACTATTTGAAATAATTGTAAGAGCATTCCATTTGGTATATCCATATTTTTTATTGTAATAATCGCCAGATGGAATCACTCCTTTTTCTCCCGTAGCTAAATCATTATATAAATAATTTCCAAATCCAAAACTTTTAATAATCTCATTCCATTCATTTACCCCTTTTGTTAAATTTTTTGGATATTTTTCAATTAGACGTTTATAAACTTGTGCGAAATAATTATTACAAGATACAGCTACAGCCGTTTCTACTCCTATAGGTAATCCATGAATTCCAGAATGACAATGAATTCTTTTTTTCCCGTATCTAAATCCATTATAGCATACAAAAGTAGTGTTTTTATCTACTACTCCCATTTGAAGACCAGCTAATTCCGTCAATAATTTAAACGGAGAAGCTGGAGGATAACGAGCTTGTGTCGGTCTATCTAATAATGGAAAATCTATTGTATTTTTAATTAATTTTATAAATTCTTCAGAACGATGAATTCCTACAAACAAATTAGGATTATTAATAGGACTAGAAACTAAGGATAAAATTTCTCCATTTTTAGGATTAATAGCGACTATTCCTCCTTTTTTTTGATACATAAGTTTTTCTGCATAATCTTGCAATTTCCAATCAATCGTTAAATAAATATCATTTCCACTAATGGCTTTTACATTATTTTTTTTGTTGTTATAACTCCCTATAATGCATCCATTCCTATCTCTAATCCAATATTTAACTCCTTTTTTTCCTCTTAAAATCTTTTCATAAGATTTTTCTACTCCAGCCCAACCTATAAAATCTCCCATTTGATAATAATTGGATTCCTTCTTGATATCTTTTTGGGTCACTTCTCCTATATATCCTAAAATATTTGCGGAGCTTTCTACTTTGTAATCTCTAAGAGAACGTTTTGTCCAATCAAACCCCTTATACTTGTAAAGTTTTTCTTGTATAGTAGCAAATTTCTCTTTTGAAATAAAAGGAAGAAAAACAGATGGTAAATACTTTGAATAAGCTTTTGCTTTTTCTAAATTTTTGTAAAAAGTATCTTTTTCTATTCCTAGAAGATTACAAAATTCTATGATATTAAAATGTTCATCTATAAGCATAGGAATCACTATCAATTCATAAATAGACTTATTGAACACTAATAAATTGTTATTTCTATCAAAAATGGATCCTCTTTCAGGAATAATAATTT
Protein-coding sequences here:
- the mrdA gene encoding penicillin-binding protein 2; the protein is MKKLYIFYILLSSIGLIFIIRLFYIQIYTEKYILNAFNTSIKQEIIIPERGSIFDRNNNLLVFNKSIYELIVIPMLIDEHFNIIEFCNLLGIEKDTFYKNLEKAKAYSKYLPSVFLPFISKEKFATIQEKLYKYKGFDWTKRSLRDYKVESSANILGYIGEVTQKDIKKESNYYQMGDFIGWAGVEKSYEKILRGKKGVKYWIRDRNGCIIGSYNNKKNNVKAISGNDIYLTIDWKLQDYAEKLMYQKKGGIVAINPKNGEILSLVSSPINNPNLFVGIHRSEEFIKLIKNTIDFPLLDRPTQARYPPASPFKLLTELAGLQMGVVDKNTTFVCYNGFRYGKKRIHCHSGIHGLPIGVETAVAVSCNNYFAQVYKRLIEKYPKNLTKGVNEWNEIIKSFGFGNYLYNDLATGEKGVIPSGDYYNKKYGYTKWNALTIISNSIGQGEINVTPIQLANMVCAIANKGFFYTPHIVKSINHQPISNPNYTIAKHTKVKSKYFNLIISGMEKVFIIGTGKSFRSSDIRMAGKTGTSQNFLKVNQRRVPLPDHSIFILFAPVEDPKIAISVIIENGGFGSRWAGPIASLLAEKYIRNKVQRKSLEKRIMTSGLQKVYDSIAKMKGIYSTTNNAKNYIDKKK